Part of the Manihot esculenta chloroplast, complete genome genome, TTACGCTTTGCAGAGATATAAGGTGCCATTCTCGGATTCCATTTTCTAGTACCATGACCAAAATGAACTCCTGCTTTCATCATCTCTTCAAAATTAATGTTCCAATATCTTCTTATCATTTCTCCCCATACTTCCTCTCTCTCTTTTTCTTTTTTTTTTTCAAAGAAAAAAGAGAGACGGGGTACCCTGAAATAAATAATTGTTCCGATGGAACCTTCTCTTTTCCCGGAGATTGGACGTTGATATACGATCCAAGCGATTAATTTCTTTCTATTCTTTACTTTCTTTATTACTATTAACATAACAAATCACATGTAACAAATCCAAATAAATCACAGGACCGCGATTAATTAAAATATTAATTAAAATAAAATAAAAGGATGAATCCGCTCTTAGGAATCATTAAATCCTATAAATGATTGTTCTGATGTATCATATAAATTTTTGGAAATGCAAGAATCAAATAACTCTCTGTGGTGGAATAAGATATCTCTATCTCTAAATTCCCCCTCGAATAAATTCTTCTTTTTGGTTTTCAAAGGAATGTTCTTATGTTGCCTTGAGCCTTGCACTAATCCTTTGAATCCGGTACCAACGGGTATCATACCGCCTAGAACAACGTTTTCTTTCAGGCCTTTCAACCAATCGATACGACCGCGGAGAGCAGCTTTTGCTAAAACGCGAGTAGTTTCTTGAAAACTAGCCTCGGATATGAAACTTTGAGTATTCAGAGATGCTCGCGTTATTCCCAATAATATGGCCCCGTAACAGATGGCTTCTTCCAAAGCGCGTCCCGTTCGTTCCGCTCGCAACAATCCAATTAGTTCTCCGGGTGAAAAAACATTAGACATTCCGTCTTCTGAAACCAATACTTTTGATGTTATTTGACGTACAATAATTTCTATATGCCTATTATGGATCTGCACCCCTTGGGATCGATAAACCTTTTGGATCTTATTAACTAAAGAGATACGACTTTGCACTATAGTTAGCTCAGTACCAATCAAGAATCCCCAAGGAATTCCCAGAATTCTTGTTATACACTCGTTCCAACCCTCCACTCTCTTTTCTAGGTTTATTGATATTGAATCAATTGAACGCACTTCTAACACTTGTTCCACTTTTGGAAGACCCTGCGTTATATCGCCAGATCTCGATTTTTCATATATAAATGTAACTAATGTATTTCCTTCGTAAAGGATTTCTCCATAATGGCCATGAACGGTTGCTCCTGGAGTGGCCAAATAAGGCTTAGCGGATCTTATTACTACAGAGTCAATGTGAACAATTATAACTTGACCCGATTTTAGATGTGGTCCGTTTTTGGCCATACATAAATTTTCACAAATAAACTGTCCCAGGCTAATTATTGTGAAGAAAGATTCACAATAATTATGATGGAGAAAATACCAATTCAAATTGAATGGATTCAAAACGCTGTTACTGCATGGATCGGGATTAACAATTCTCCCGTTTTCATCCATTAAATAATATTTAAGTACTTGAAAAGTCTGTTTTAAATTGTAAAGTTTCGAATATTTAGTTACCGAGATCTGATTATGAGTTATTAAATTTAAATGGTAAAATAAATAAAAATTCGCAATTTGAAGGGCTGTTCCTAAAGGGCCCAACGAATTTCTAATTGGAATTATAGGATCTCTTTTAATTGATTCTTTTATTACATTGTGATGTTTTACATCGTTGAATGGATCCATTTGAAAACAATTAGATGATGACAAAATTATCAAAGATTGACATTCCTTATTTATATTCAACAACGTACTAATAGTTCCTTGATTTTGTTTAAGTGATTGTTGAACCCTTGTCTTGGAATAAATGGGATAAAATGGATTAATATTGGTACGATCTGACCCATTATTAGAGATCGGTTCTGAACCTGATGGATCATTCCTTTTTCTACCGATATATGAAATATGGAATTTCACTAGGTTGATTCTTAGGAAATCACGAATCAGACCATTTGTGCTTATTTCAACAAAAGCAGCGCGGGCCTCTTCGATAGAAGAACTTTTTTTGTCTTGGTCCCAATTCAACACTAAACAAGTACGAACTAATTGAATACTTGTGTCAGAAATTCCCCGAATGGGTTTACCAGTCCCATAAAGAATATAATTGACAACTCGAAGTTTCAGATTATCCTTTTCCTGCAATAGATCCTGGGGGAAAAGTGTTTCTAAATTTATACCGTTCGCTATCTCATATATGATTACTGGTCGAACCAAAACAAAATACTTTTTCTTGGTAGGTGTGATTCGTTGGATATAGATCCAATTTTTCACTTTTTTTGATTCCTTAGAATTTGTTTTTACCGTTCCTGGTGGTATTAAGATATCACTGTGTCGGGATATTTTATCTGTCTCTCCCGGAAAATGGATATCTCCAGAAAAGATTTTAAGTTCCATTTTTTTTTTTTTTCTCTCCACTCGGACCAATCCGCCCACCCGACTTCTTGTATTTAAAGCGATTTGTGTATCTACTCCAATAATACTATTGTTCCGTACCATTAGGGAAGAAGATTCGGGTAAAATATACACTTCCTCGGGAATGAAAAAAAAGCGATCCACTTTCGTTTGGTATTTTGGCTTAAATTCTTTGACTCCCCGATACTCAATCAAATCCTCTTTTTTGACGATTGAATGCACCCCTATAGCCCCATATTTAGTAATTCCTGAACTCTTTTTTCGGTATTGGGGATCGTCGAAATAAGCAAAAACACTATTTCTACGGAAAATACCATTTATAGGTATCTCAATCGAGATAGCGGATTGGGTCATTAGTTCTTTCTCTCGTTCTTGAATTGATTGGAATGGAATGATGAATTTATTTCTTCGCCTCTTTGCCAATAAATCAGAATTCTTGTAGAGAATAGTAGAATATATGAGATTACAATGACCAGTACATATGCTTCGATTAAGTTCTGAATAATCAGGAATCCCACTTTCTTTTTTACCCGAAAAATCTGAACTAAAGAATTTGTGTTTCACTTGATCATTATTTACGGAAGGACTAGAAATATATCTTCTTTTGACAGAAAGAGAATGAACATTCATTTGATCTTGATCCTTGTGTAGTGAAAAAGGAACTATACTGGATCTGCACGAACTTCCTGATAATATCCATAAATGACTTGTTTTTGGTAAGAGATGGACATTACTATATGTAAATTCGGGTGCATGGTACACATCAGTACTCCAGTGCATTTCCCCTTCTGAATCGGAATAAATATGTTTTCGGACCTTCTCTTTAAAATTCAAAGTGTATGCTCCCGCCCGAATTTCAGCAATCACTTGTTCTGATTCTACATATTGATCATTTTGAACTAAAAGGAAACTTTTTGGTGGAATAGTCACGTTATGTATAATATCTTGACTCTTAATAGTTACATACAAGTCTATATAACATAGAAAAGCAGGATGCCCATGACGTGTACGTATGGGATGAACCAAATCCTCATTAAATTTGATTTTTCCATTAGAGGGGGCTCGTACATGTTCTGCAGTACCCCCTGTGAATACTCCGCCGGTATGAAACGTTCTTAATGTTAGTTGAGTACCCGGCTCTCCAATGGATTGACCCGCAATAATACCTACGGCTTCCCCCAATTCTACTAGATCGCCATGAGTAGGACTCCGACCATAACATAATCGACAGATCCAAGACGTACTCCTACAAGTAAAGGGAGTTCGAATAGATATTGTTTGTGTTCGAAAGGTTATGAATCGATTGGCAAGCCCAATCCCAATATCTTGATTTCGAATGGCAATGCATCGTAGACCCATATATATATTGTCTGCTAATACACGACCAATGAATGTTTGAATAAAAATTCTTTCCGGCATCATCCCATTTCGAGGACTCACAGAGATCCCTCGGGCGGTCCCACAATCTGTTCTACGTACAACAATGTGTTGAACTACTTCAACAAGTCTACGCGTAAGATATCCAGCATCTGATGTTCGTACAGCAGTATCGACAACCCCTTTTCGGGCTCCATAGCAAGAAATGATATATTCTGTTAAAGACAGTCCCTCGCGTAAATTGCTTTGAATGGGTAAATCAATCATTTGTCCTTGTGGATCCGACATTAATCCTCTCATACCTACTAATTGGTGTACTTGAGATGTATTTCCCCTAGCTCCCGAAAAAGACATTATATGGACTGGATTAAAGGGTTCCGTCATCCTAAAATTCAGGTTCATTTCTTGTCGCAAATATTCACTTGTAGCATACCATATCTCAATAGATTGGCGTAATTTTTCTACCGCGTGTACATTTCCATAATGATAGTGTTTTTCCAAAATCAAACTTTGTTGTTCAGCATCTTGGACTAGCCATCCCTTAGAAGGTATTGTTAAAAGATCATCAATTCCTAATGAAATGGATGTAGCGGTGGCTTGCTGGAAACCCAGAGTCTTTACTTGATCCAGGATGTGTGATGTATATGCCATTCCAAAATGATCTATTAATCTGCTAATAAGTCGTTTAATGGCAGTTCCATCTATCGCTTTATTGTGAAAGACCAGATTGGCCCGTTCGGCCATAAGTACCTCCATATTCCGCTGAGTAGGGTTCGACAATGGATTTGAGTCAATGATTAGAAACTTCCTTTTCTCGATCTTGATTTGCGTATAAATTCAGGAACTATGGTCCTAGTTGAGGCGAAGAGATTGGAATTCATGTCAGTATCATAGAATTACTTAGCTTAGATCCCTATGATTAGATTAGATACCATCTGAGCAGGCTTGGCAAAACCCTTGTATAGCTTCTTCGATTTCTCGATAAAGAGAAATATGACCAACAGTAGTTCGAATGTATATACAAAGAATTTCTTTTTTTATATTTCTTACTATTAGATAGTGTTCATAAATCTCATGATAGGTACCCAAAGATTCATAGTGAACTTCGATGGGAGCTTCTCTTGAAGTAATAGCGCGTTGATCTAGCTGCCACCGGAGCCACAAAGGACTATCTAAATGGATTCTTTTCTGCCGATAAGCGCCAAGTGCATCATAGGAATTAGAAAAAAGGGGTTCTTTCGTATATTTATCGTTATTACCGTCAATTCTTTTATTTTGATAATTTCTGCGATTACATGGATTATACCTATTTGCACAAATACCTCGACGATTCCCGCTTGTTAATACATAGAGCCCAATAAGCATATCTTGAGTTGGTACGGAAATGGGATCTCCAATAGCTGGAGACAGAAGATTCATATGAGAAAACATAAGTAAACGAGCCTCCGCTTGAGCCTCCAACGATAAGGGTACATGAACAGCCATTTGATCCCCATCAAAGTCTGCATTGAATCCCTTACAAACTAATGGATGTAAACAAATAGCGCGGCCTTCCACTAAAATGGGTTGGAATGCCTGTATGCCTAATCTATGCAGAGTCGGCGCTCTATTCAGTAATACTGGATGCCCCTGCATAACTTCGTGAAGTATTTCCCATACAATTGGCTCTTTTTCCCGAATTTTACTCTTAGCAACTCCTATGTTCGAAGCAAGATGTTGTCTAATTAGACCACGAATTACAAATATCTGGAAAAGCTCTATTGCTATTTCGCGAGGCAATCCACATCGATGTAATGAAAGTGAGGGGCCTACGACAATGACAGAACGCCCCGAATAATCAACCCGTTTGCCAAGCATAGTCTCACGAAATCTTCCTTCTTTGCCTTCAATTACATCCGAAAACGACTTGTAAACCTTATTATGACCGTCCCTCATTGGTTGTCCGCGGATTCCATTATCAAGAAGTGTATCCACGGCTTCTTGTACCAATTTCTCCTGACACATTACTAATTCCCCTGGGGTAGATCTACTTGTTGTTAATAGATCAATAAGAGTATTGTTCCGATAGATAACTCTTCTATAGAGTTCATTAATATCTGAACTCATTAGTTTACCCCCATCTATCTGAATGATCGGTCTCAACTCGGGAGGAAGAACTGGTAATAGACATAAAACCATCCATTCTGGTTCGATATTTGTTCGAATAAAATGCTTAGCTAATTCCACACGTCTAACCAAAAAATCCTTTCTTCTTCCAACTTTTCGATCTTCCCATTCATTCCCGGTAGGCCCTTCTTCCCCTAATTCTTTCCATTCTACCGATGAATAATC contains:
- the rpoC1 gene encoding RNA polymerase beta' subunit, with amino-acid sequence MIDRYKHQQLRIGSVSPQQISAWANKILPNGEIVGEVTKPYTFHYKTNKPEKDGLFCERIFGPIKSGICACGNYRVIRNEKEDQKFCEQCGVEFVDSRIRRYQMGYIKLACPVTHVWYLKRLPSYIANLLDKPLKELEGLVYCDFSFARPIAKKPTFLRLRGSFEYEIQSWKYSIPLFFTTQCFDTFRNREISTGAGAIREQLADLDLRIIIDYSSVEWKELGEEGPTGNEWEDRKVGRRKDFLVRRVELAKHFIRTNIEPEWMVLCLLPVLPPELRPIIQIDGGKLMSSDINELYRRVIYRNNTLIDLLTTSRSTPGELVMCQEKLVQEAVDTLLDNGIRGQPMRDGHNKVYKSFSDVIEGKEGRFRETMLGKRVDYSGRSVIVVGPSLSLHRCGLPREIAIELFQIFVIRGLIRQHLASNIGVAKSKIREKEPIVWEILHEVMQGHPVLLNRAPTLHRLGIQAFQPILVEGRAICLHPLVCKGFNADFDGDQMAVHVPLSLEAQAEARLLMFSHMNLLSPAIGDPISVPTQDMLIGLYVLTSGNRRGICANRYNPCNRRNYQNKRIDGNNDKYTKEPLFSNSYDALGAYRQKRIHLDSPLWLRWQLDQRAITSREAPIEVHYESLGTYHEIYEHYLIVRNIKKEILCIYIRTTVGHISLYREIEEAIQGFCQACSDGI
- the rpoC2 gene encoding RNA polymerase beta'' subunit (one of four subunits of the minimal PEP RNA polymerase catalytic core) codes for the protein MEVLMAERANLVFHNKAIDGTAIKRLISRLIDHFGMAYTSHILDQVKTLGFQQATATSISLGIDDLLTIPSKGWLVQDAEQQSLILEKHYHYGNVHAVEKLRQSIEIWYATSEYLRQEMNLNFRMTEPFNPVHIMSFSGARGNTSQVHQLVGMRGLMSDPQGQMIDLPIQSNLREGLSLTEYIISCYGARKGVVDTAVRTSDAGYLTRRLVEVVQHIVVRRTDCGTARGISVSPRNGMMPERIFIQTFIGRVLADNIYMGLRCIAIRNQDIGIGLANRFITFRTQTISIRTPFTCRSTSWICRLCYGRSPTHGDLVELGEAVGIIAGQSIGEPGTQLTLRTFHTGGVFTGGTAEHVRAPSNGKIKFNEDLVHPIRTRHGHPAFLCYIDLYVTIKSQDIIHNVTIPPKSFLLVQNDQYVESEQVIAEIRAGAYTLNFKEKVRKHIYSDSEGEMHWSTDVYHAPEFTYSNVHLLPKTSHLWILSGSSCRSSIVPFSLHKDQDQMNVHSLSVKRRYISSPSVNNDQVKHKFFSSDFSGKKESGIPDYSELNRSICTGHCNLIYSTILYKNSDLLAKRRRNKFIIPFQSIQEREKELMTQSAISIEIPINGIFRRNSVFAYFDDPQYRKKSSGITKYGAIGVHSIVKKEDLIEYRGVKEFKPKYQTKVDRFFFIPEEVYILPESSSLMVRNNSIIGVDTQIALNTRSRVGGLVRVERKKKKMELKIFSGDIHFPGETDKISRHSDILIPPGTVKTNSKESKKVKNWIYIQRITPTKKKYFVLVRPVIIYEIANGINLETLFPQDLLQEKDNLKLRVVNYILYGTGKPIRGISDTSIQLVRTCLVLNWDQDKKSSSIEEARAAFVEISTNGLIRDFLRINLVKFHISYIGRKRNDPSGSEPISNNGSDRTNINPFYPIYSKTRVQQSLKQNQGTISTLLNINKECQSLIILSSSNCFQMDPFNDVKHHNVIKESIKRDPIIPIRNSLGPLGTALQIANFYLFYHLNLITHNQISVTKYSKLYNLKQTFQVLKYYLMDENGRIVNPDPCSNSVLNPFNLNWYFLHHNYCESFFTIISLGQFICENLCMAKNGPHLKSGQVIIVHIDSVVIRSAKPYLATPGATVHGHYGEILYEGNTLVTFIYEKSRSGDITQGLPKVEQVLEVRSIDSISINLEKRVEGWNECITRILGIPWGFLIGTELTIVQSRISLVNKIQKVYRSQGVQIHNRHIEIIVRQITSKVLVSEDGMSNVFSPGELIGLLRAERTGRALEEAICYGAILLGITRASLNTQSFISEASFQETTRVLAKAALRGRIDWLKGLKENVVLGGMIPVGTGFKGLVQGSRQHKNIPLKTKKKNLFEGEFRDRDILFHHRELFDSCISKNLYDTSEQSFIGFNDS